ATGCGTCGCCTTGGCCGAGGAACAGGGCGGGTACCCTACCCGTGCCGAAGCGCAGGTGGACGCCTTCGCCTACTTTGAAACCTATGACAACACCACGCGGCTCCACCGCGCGCTCGATTACCTATCCCCTGTGGACTTTGAGAAAAAATTAACTAAATACAATCCATGCGTAGCACCGCTCCTAGGTACTATCAAACCTGGTTAAGCCTGTAATTTCAGTCACAGAATCCAATTCATGAGTATACAAAGTACGCAAATAATACACATTATAACTGAAACTCATGGTGGAGCTGGTGTTGCTGCGCGCAGGTTGCACCAGGGGTTGCTTGGATTGGGCGTTGATAGCCGCCTTGTATATCGCAGGGGTTATTGTGCGTTACCGGCGCTACGCGGTGGGAGCCGGCGGCTAAATTGTTATGGCGCGTTAGAGAAAAATAGAGCGTTATTGGATGGAAAAAAGGGTGGCTCCGGGGGGCGGTCTGTTTACAGATTGCCGGATGCCTTTTCCAACAGCGGCCCAGGCATTAGGAGAACCGGGGAACATATACCATCTGCACTGGACAGCTTGGTTTATAGATTGGCCAAGTTTTTTTGCATCTCTCCCCGAAAACTCCCCTCTTTTTTTATCCCTTCATGACACAACATTTATAAGTGGCGGGTGTCATCAATTGGATGGTTGTGAGAAATATAGGAATGGTTGTGGTTGGTGTCCAAAGTTGCGAGGTCCGGGGAGCCACGATCCAT
This is a stretch of genomic DNA from Fontisphaera persica. It encodes these proteins:
- a CDS encoding integrase core domain-containing protein, with the protein product MALHAAHRAALSEAGAQPSMSRSGNSYDNAAMESFLATYKWECVALAEEQGGYPTRAEAQVDAFAYFETYDNTTRLHRALDYLSPVDFEKKLTKYNPCVAPLLGTIKPG